One stretch of Penaeus chinensis breed Huanghai No. 1 chromosome 27, ASM1920278v2, whole genome shotgun sequence DNA includes these proteins:
- the LOC125039453 gene encoding phenoloxidase-activating factor 3-like: protein MNRQRPSTSTVALVFNALLLFAHGVASQDTGCQRDECILLTDCPKLLELLKNPTRDNIRELQKATCFINRREPWVCCPAPAAPVTEPPKVNKESLLPANCGLVGDVRVVGGEDAPINAYPWKAVLGYRIGDLPEIHFECGGSVISERYIMTAAHCVNANILNTRKLELAVIRLGEWDLSTEEDCTDICAPPVQDFDFEEVIEHPSYDNRTLFSDDIALIRLSKPINFLTSAGFIQPVCLPPADFSLSAEARSQGAIVAGWGVTERGIQSDRLQHLALPFAEKQKCNEVYRGNLVAEQICMGGEPGKDSCRGDSGGPLIVPAGVERTQSMQIGIVSYGPTSCGQEGFPGVYTSVSHYRSWVEETMRP, encoded by the exons ATGAACAGACAG AGACCAAGCACAAGCACGGTGGCGTTGGTCTTCAATGCTCTCCTGTTGTTTGCTCACGGGGTAGCCAGCCAAG ATACAGGATGTCAACGAGACGAATGCATCTTGCTCACCGACTGCCCCAAGCTTCTCGAGCTCCTTAAGAACCCCACGAGAGACAACATCAGGGAACTACAGAAAGCTACGTGTTTTATTAACAGGCGAGAGCCATgg GTGTGCTGTCCCGCCCCTGCCGCCCCTGTCACCGAGCCTCCTAAGGTCAACAAAGAGTCCCTCCTGCCGGCGAACTGTGGCCTTGTGGGAGACGTTCGAGTGGTAGGAGGAGAAGACGCCCCCATCAACGCCTATCCTTGGAAGGCAGTCCTGGGATATCGAA TTGGAGATTTACCTGAAATACACTTTGAATGTGGAGGTTCAGTCATCAGCGAGAGGTATATCATGACAGCTGCCCACTGCGTCAATGCCAATATACTGAATACGCGAAAACT CGAACTGGCTGTAATTCGACTGGGTGAGTGGGACCTCTCCACGGAAGAAGACTGCACTGACATCTGTGCTCCTCCGGTCCAAGATTTCGACTTTGAGGAAGTTATTGAACATCCATCCTACGACAACCGGACACTCTTCTCAGATGACATCGCTCTTATCCGACTGAGCAAACCAATCAACTTCCTGACATCAGCTG GCTTTATCCAACCCGTGTGCCTCCCGCCCGCCGATTTTTCCCTGAGCGCGGAGGCCAGGAGCCAAGGAGCGATCGTGGCCGGCTGGGGCGTCACCGAGAGGGGAATCCAGAGCGACAGACTGCAGCATCTCGCCCTGCCCTTCGCCGAGAAACAGAAGTGCAACGAGGTGTACAGAGGCAACCTGGTCGCGGAACAG ATCTGCATGGGAGGGGAACCCGGCAAGGACTCCTGCAGGGGGGATTCCGGAGGTCCTCTGATCGTGCCTGCAGGAGTCGAAAGGACGCAATCCATGCAGATTGGGATCGTTTCCTACGGTCCTACGAGTTGCGGCCAGGAAGGATTCCCTGGCGTCTATACTTCCGTCAGCCATTATAGATCCTGGGTCGAGGAAACTATGAGGCCGtag
- the LOC125039511 gene encoding CLIP domain-containing serine protease 14D-like, with the protein MNTRLGVAWIVTAGLLVVAQQATSQGADCVSSQCISIRECPVLLKLLQDPTRSNIKKLQDATCFIRNREPMVCCPSITTTETPTLPTKSLLPENCGHSAPLNRIVGGEVAPLDAYPWKAILGYRDSGLPNTEFLCGGSVINERYVLTAAHCVDPGTLGTRKLEVVRLGEWDLTSTEDCESTNGGGLFCAPPVQDFEAEEIIAHPSYNTRVRFSDDIALIRLNRPINFQESAGFVLPVCLPPSDFSPPTAAVNKSAIAAGWGFTETGSASNKIKHVKLPLIDNTECSQIYRGSIVGEQLCAGGKAGEDSCSGDSGGPLVLAGTFGPPYQQIGVVSYGPVNCGQQGVPGIYTSVSSYRTWIEQNLKP; encoded by the exons ATGAATACTAGA CTTGGCGTGGCGTGGATAGTAACCGCAGGTCTACTGGTGGTGGCGCAGCAGGCAACCAGCCAGG GCGCAGATTGTGTAAGCAGTCAGTGTATCTCAATTCGAGAATGTCCAGTTCTGCTAAAACTTTTACAAGATCCTACACGAAGCAATATCAAGAAGCTACAAGATGCCACCTGCTTTATCAGGAACCGGGAACCTATG GTATGCTGTCCATCTATAACTACAACTGAGACACCTACGCTTCCCACAAAGTCTCTACTCCCAGAAAATTGTGGACACAGTGCTCCCTTGAACAGAATTGTGGGTGGAGAAGTAGCCCCACTTGATGCATATCCATGGAAGGCTATTCTAGGATACAGAG ACTCTGGGTTACCTAACACTGAATTTCTCTGCGGGGGTTCAGTCATTAATGAGAGATATGTTCTTACTGCTGCCCATTGTGTAGATCCTGGTACACTTGGCACACGGAAATT GGAAGTAGTTCGACTGGGTGAATGGGACCTCACCTCCACAGAAGACTGTGAAAGCACAAATGGCGGTGGGCTATTCTGTGCTCCTCCGGTTCAAGATTTCGAGGCTGAGGAAATTATTGCTCATCCCTCGTACAACACTCGTGTGCGTTTCTCCGATGACATTGCACTCATTAGGCTCAACAGGCCCATTAACTTCCAGGAATCAGCAG GATTTGTGTTGCCTGTGTGCCTGCCTCCATCTGACTTCTCCCCACCTACAGCAGCTGTTAACAAATCAGCAATTGCAGCTGGATGGGGCTTCACTGAAACTGGCTCTGCAAGTAACAAAATTAAGCATGTAAAGTTGCCATTGATTGACAATACTGAGTGTAGTCAGATCTACAGAGGCAGTATAGTCGGTGAACAG CTCTGTGCCGGCGGTAAGGCTGGTGAAGACTCTTGCAGTGGAGACTCAGGTGGTCCCTTGGTACTTGCCGGTACTTTTGGTCCTCCTTACCAGCAGATTGGCGTTGTCTCCTATGGTCCTGTCAACTGTGGCCAGCAAGGAGTACCTGGTATCTACACATCTGTAAGCAGCTACAGGACATGGATTGAACAAAACTTAAAGCCATAA